GTGAAAAACTTTATCTCCGGTCTGATTCTGCTGACCGAACGTCCGGTTAAGGTAGGCGACCTGGTGAGCATCAGCGGCATTGAAGGGGATATTCGCCGCATTAACGTGCGCGCTACTGAGATTCAGCTAGGCGACAAATCCACGGTGATCGTGCCGAACTCACAGCTGATTTCACAGAACGTGCGTAACGCCACCATGGGTAATGCGCAGGGGGTGGTCACCATTACGCTGACCTTCCCGCTGGATATCGATCCGGTGCAGGTACGGGAAATTTTGCTGGCGGTATATAAAGAAAACGAACGCATCCTGGAGACGCCGGAGCCGTCGGTAAGCTTCAAGGATCTGACGCCGCAGGGCATCGTGCTGAGCGTCACCGGCAACGTCTCTAACCAGCGGCAAATCGGCGGCGCGAAAAGCGATCTGCTGTTCGATATCCTGACGCGTCTGCGTAAAGAGGGCATTGTGCTGTCACGTCCGCAGACGATGATTATCGAGCAGAAGAACGGTGAGATGGTGGTGAAGCAACCGCAGCAGTCGTAACAGGAAGTTGAAGGGCAGTGGCGTAAGACACTGTGCTGAGGCGAGACGCGCTTATTTAGCATTAAAGGTTTTTATTCCCCCAGCCGAACAGGCTTCGGTAGGGGGAATGTTAATGTCCACGCATGAGTATAGCGGTGCAATAATGGCGCTAATTGTGCGATAACTTATCGACCGGTATATGCTGGCTTGTTGCTGTTTCCGCTCATTAACGGGAAAACAGGATATACCCGCGATCAGGTTACCCTTTTATCAGGACGGTTTAAAACCAGGTTTGCCGTTAGCGGCACGCCACGCTTTAACTTCCTGAACAATCCCTTCCGGGCTGTCCTCTCTGTTATCCCGTGGATAAAAAATAAGATCGGAGCCGTCAGGGTGTTCCGTAAGACGTCTGAATTCATCCACCAATTTGTCATCTTCAGCTTCTGTTTCACCTTCCGCCCGACAGATTTTCCTGACAAACTCCAGAAATTCATTTTCCGTATAATCGGATAGGCTTTTATCAGACATGGCGGTTACCCCTCTTTTTTCGCATGAATTTCAATGTGATGTTTTGGCGTTAGCACCCTGATATTATCGATATCATAGACAGCCCCGCCTTTACCGACAGGTTTGATATGGTGAAGTTCGAAACGCTCACGTTTACCTGCCCGATCTTTTTCTGCTGTAAACGGCGACTTTCCCTTTTTTAAATGTACCTGGTTCTGCTTATTAAACTGCTTAGCCAGCTCCGCATCATTCCCCACCTCCGTCCAGAACGCCTTACGAAAGCTGTCGAAACTGCTGAAGGTGCGCCAGCGCAGCTTATCGGCGATCTGCACCGGAACTGGCGCGCCTTCTTCTTTACTGGCGGGATCGAGCCAGTTACCGCTCACCTCCTGTCCCGAACCCGTAACTTCTCCCGGCAAATTACGCGGGTCGTTGAACATAATATAAATTGGCTTCAGACCGGAGGCTACCGGTGGGATCAGAATCAGTTCACGGTAGCCGGTATCCCCGGCGGGAGGGAGTGCTTCAATAATGACCGTAGGCTGGCTGCCGTTCTGATTTCCCGTATGAATAATCACTTCCGGGATTTGCGGAACTTCCGGTGACAGCGGCTCCGTTCCCGGCGCTTTATCCGGCGTAATAAAAACCGGCACGCGCACACCCGCATCATCCGTCACTTCATAACGGTAGAAACCGGTATCCCTGTCCGGCCACATCGACATCTGCACCACCGACACGGCTACAGGCTGCGGGTGCCGCACCAGCGCAATGCCCAGCTGGTTTTCCCTGTTGCACCAGTTGAGCAGTCAGGGAAAGTTTAACCGTATCGTGGGCCTGTCTCAGTTCCGCTTCTGACGGTAAGCCCAGCACCTCTCCCGCCAGCATTACCGTGCTGATATCACTCCCCGCCATGCTGATGGCGGTCAGCATGGCAACCGCAGGCAATGGATGGCTGGTCTGTTGCAATATACGGCGTACCTCTGTGGCCCGCTGCCACAGACTGTCGGCTCCCTCTCCTGCAAAAGTAACGCTGCCGGTCTCGTGTCCGGCAAAGCTGAGTGGGGAACGGCTGAATGGTTCTGCGGAAGAAAACCCTCGCAGCACCACGGTTCCCGGTACAGCAAGCCGGGTCTGCGCCCATGCCTGGCGCTCCGCCAGGCTTTTTTGCGGCATAAAAGAGGGGGGTGCAGGAAAATTAAACGAGGGAATATTTATTACTGGTTTGGGCGTAATGATCTGCGGAATGTTTATTTCTGGTTTGCGAACAGCGATTTCGGGAATATTGATCTTAATAGTATTAGGTAATTTTACAGTTTCCACTCTTTGCCGGTCAGCCAATGGAATAGTTATCGCCTGCAATGCCGCTTCAATTTCCTGTTTCAGTTGGTCTGCTGATTTAATCCTGGCCGTTGCCATCGCCTCTTTCAGGGCGTTTTCCTGCTCCTCTTTTCGCTGTTGACGATAAGCCGCCACCGCTTTTTGGTTGGCTTCTGCCCTCTGCTGGAAAAAACGTTCGTTCGCGGCTGTATACATCACCTCATATTGCGCATGTATTTTAGCTGCTTCCTCACGTAATGCGGCAAGCTGCGCTTCCATTGCCGGTAGGCTGTTGCGCAGTTCGGTGACTTGCTGCAACAGACGCGCCGCTTTATCCGCTTCGCCTTTTGCGTGTGCAACAACAGCTTCAGCCTCCAGCGCTTCCGCACCGGCCCGCGCATGGATAATTTCGAATAATTTAATCTGCGCCCGTTGCGCAGCATAACTATCCTGTCTGAACAACACATTCTCGTCATCAGTCAAATCCGGCAGCTTATAATCCGGGCTTTGAATACGCGGTAGTGCAGCATTGAGCTGATCAAGCTGGGATGTCAGCGCCCACTCAGTTTTTTGTTTTTCTGCCAGCTCGTTCAGCTGTTTCAGGTTTGAGGCCGGTATGACATCGATCACCGAAATATAGATCGGTTCCTGTTGTGCTTCAGACGGAAAATACACGATGGCATCATGGGTATTATTACCGCCTGCCGGCATCACACTTGCCGGAGCATCATCTTTAACGTCTGAAATCACATCTGCGGGCTGGTTGGCTGCCGACTGAGTTTGATCGGATATGCGGATATGGAGCGGCGGCATCCCGTTCACCAACCTGACCTGGTAAACATCTTTACGTGGCGTGGCGACAGCCTGTACGACTTGCACCTGTTCAGCAGGCTCTGTTTTCCCCGGCCGCACCACCGCGATAAGCTGTTTTTCATCCTTTACGATATCCTGGATACGGGCCTTTACCGGCACGGTGCCTGCGAGCGGTAAAGCTTCTGGCGCAATATCGGTGACTTTTTCCGCCAGCAGCGCCTGCACAATACGATCGTGAATTGGCCCCATATAATCGGGGTCGTCTTTAGCGAGGGTCGTGGGCAATAACGATCCAACTACGACGCCTGCAAAACGACCGGCTAAAGGGGCCGCCTCCGTAACCAATCCCGTCAGGCGGGAGAGGGCGGTTTCAATCGCGCCAGTGACCGTTTTCGATTTTAAAAAAGTGAAACCCCACAGACCATCAATCACAGAAATGTTTATCGACATTCCCGCCGCTATTGATGCCTGGGCTTCAGGAAATAGTGATAGATTGACGCGGGTACTTCCTGAAGCCGATCCGCTATTGCCATTCCCTCCACCCTTTCCCTGGCTGCTGGTACTGTTACCGCCTCCGGTATAATGATGCACTGTCCAGCCACCTGGATCGGTGGTGGTGGTCCATCCTTTCCCGCCGTTAGGTCCGCCTGAACCTGAAACGCCGTTAACGCCCCCTGTAGGTCCACGACTATCTTTTCCATCTCCACCACTCATTTGGGTGTTCTCCTTGTCATTGTTATCAAATCGTTTTTGGTCCTAAAATCCTGACGATCTGGCGTTATATATCACGCCACGTCAGACAAGTGGGGGGGATGAATCACGAAAACGTATCCCTTTTTCATCAACCTCTGATGAAGTGGAGCGGTACAAAAAGTAACTTGATAGCGATCATCTGCCTTGAGCGCCTTTTGGAAGGGGGATGCAGGGATCGATGCAGAAGAAACTGAACATGTAGAGAAAGCAAAATTGATGGGTAATTCGTTAGCCTGGTTTGTTGCATGACCCGTCATTTCCCTGGAGAGGCGCCAGGGCAATCTTCGCCCATGTGCCTCTCTTCCCGTGAGCAGGAAAGCGTTCCCGCCCGTAATGGCAACCTCAGCCTGCGGGATGGTCCGGCCCGCAGTCGCAGCCGGCCCAGTGCTTGCGCTTGCTGGTTTTACCAATGCCGGGGTTAAAACTATTGGTGGGATCGAGCTGCTGATAAAAGGCTTTCATCTGCGGCTTCGCCTGGTAGAGATGGCCGACGTTATGCTCCGCTGGATACTCCGCGCCGCGCTGGTTTAAGATCTCTAACATCTTCTCTTTCAGCGCGTGGGCGTCCACGCCTTTCTTCACGATATAATCCTGATGGAAAACGTGGCACATAAAATGGCCATAATAGAGGCGATGCACCAGCTTATCGTCAAACTCCGGCGGCAGCTTCTCAAACCAGTCGCGATCGTTACGGCGCAGCGCAATATCCAGCGGCAGAATATCTTCCACTTCGTCATGATGCGCCGCGTGATAGCGCACCGCCGCGCCGGCAGCGGCGAAGCGATGTAAGAAGGCTTTCGATCCCTCTTCATCGGTACATTCAAAATAGTCGCCGCCGCCTTCGCGGAAAAAGTCTTTTAAAAACTGGCGCGCTTCTTCCACGCCGTCGCCGGACATTTTCAGCATCAGATGATGTTCATAGCGATCGCGCCAGGTTTTCATCCGTTTGGGCAGATGGGTGGGGAACAGGGCGCTCAGCTTTTGCAGCATGCGGTCAGTAAAGTGCGGACGGAACAGCGGAATATGGCTCAGCATCGCATCAATGCGCCCCTTTAAGGTAAAGAAGCGCGGCATATTGTCAGTACCCAGCCGGTCGATCATGATAAAGGTATCTTTCCCGTACTTCTCGGCGATGTCATACATATCGCGGTGCATATATTCGCCCGCTACCGGCAGGTTTTTGAAATGGGCGAGAATATGGCGGCGGATATCCTCCAGCGCCGCGGTATCGTTGCTGCCGATATAAAATACCTGCTGCTTTTTCTCCGCTTCAAAGGTATCCAGCCGCACGGCGAAAACGGCCAGCTTACCGGCGCAGCCGGAGGCTTCATACAGGCGGCTGGCGTCGGCATTAAAGCGTGACGGCGTATCCGCCTCGACGTCACGCAAGCGCTCCACATAGTGATGATCGGAAGCCTGACG
This Mixta hanseatica DNA region includes the following protein-coding sequences:
- a CDS encoding bacteriocin immunity protein gives rise to the protein MSDKSLSDYTENEFLEFVRKICRAEGETEAEDDKLVDEFRRLTEHPDGSDLIFYPRDNREDSPEGIVQEVKAWRAANGKPGFKPS
- a CDS encoding S-type pyocin domain-containing protein, producing the protein MRHPQPVAVSVVQMSMWPDRDTGFYRYEVTDDAGVRVPVFITPDKAPGTEPLSPEVPQIPEVIIHTGNQNGSQPTVIIEALPPAGDTGYRELILIPPVASGLKPIYIMFNDPRNLPGEVTGSGQEVSGNWLDPASKEEGAPVPVQIADKLRWRTFSSFDSFRKAFWTEVGNDAELAKQFNKQNQVHLKKGKSPFTAEKDRAGKRERFELHHIKPVGKGGAVYDIDNIRVLTPKHHIEIHAKKEG
- a CDS encoding colicin-like bacteriocin tRNase domain-containing protein, which codes for MSGGDGKDSRGPTGGVNGVSGSGGPNGGKGWTTTTDPGGWTVHHYTGGGNSTSSQGKGGGNGNSGSASGSTRVNLSLFPEAQASIAAGMSINISVIDGLWGFTFLKSKTVTGAIETALSRLTGLVTEAAPLAGRFAGVVVGSLLPTTLAKDDPDYMGPIHDRIVQALLAEKVTDIAPEALPLAGTVPVKARIQDIVKDEKQLIAVVRPGKTEPAEQVQVVQAVATPRKDVYQVRLVNGMPPLHIRISDQTQSAANQPADVISDVKDDAPASVMPAGGNNTHDAIVYFPSEAQQEPIYISVIDVIPASNLKQLNELAEKQKTEWALTSQLDQLNAALPRIQSPDYKLPDLTDDENVLFRQDSYAAQRAQIKLFEIIHARAGAEALEAEAVVAHAKGEADKAARLLQQVTELRNSLPAMEAQLAALREEAAKIHAQYEVMYTAANERFFQQRAEANQKAVAAYRQQRKEEQENALKEAMATARIKSADQLKQEIEAALQAITIPLADRQRVETVKLPNTIKINIPEIAVRKPEINIPQIITPKPVINIPSFNFPAPPSFMPQKSLAERQAWAQTRLAVPGTVVLRGFSSAEPFSRSPLSFAGHETGSVTFAGEGADSLWQRATEVRRILQQTSHPLPAVAMLTAISMAGSDISTVMLAGEVLGLPSEAELRQAHDTVKLSLTAQLVQQGKPAGHCAGAAPAACSRVGGADVDVAGQGYRFLPL
- the dld gene encoding D-lactate dehydrogenase; its protein translation is MHPHTHSASQNLINELRRIVGGSHLLTDPRKTERYRKGFRSGQGDALAVVFPGSLLELWRVLKAAVAADKIILMQAANTGLTEGSTPNGNDYDREIVIISTLRMDRIQLLDKGKQVLAFPGSTLFQLEKMLKPLGREPHSVIGSSCIGASILGGVCNNSGGALVKRGPAYTEMALYAQLDEQGQLKLVNHLGIELGSTPEQILGRLDDETWRESDVRYDARQASDHHYVERLRDVEADTPSRFNADASRLYEASGCAGKLAVFAVRLDTFEAEKKQQVFYIGSNDTAALEDIRRHILAHFKNLPVAGEYMHRDMYDIAEKYGKDTFIMIDRLGTDNMPRFFTLKGRIDAMLSHIPLFRPHFTDRMLQKLSALFPTHLPKRMKTWRDRYEHHLMLKMSGDGVEEARQFLKDFFREGGGDYFECTDEEGSKAFLHRFAAAGAAVRYHAAHHDEVEDILPLDIALRRNDRDWFEKLPPEFDDKLVHRLYYGHFMCHVFHQDYIVKKGVDAHALKEKMLEILNQRGAEYPAEHNVGHLYQAKPQMKAFYQQLDPTNSFNPGIGKTSKRKHWAGCDCGPDHPAG